Genomic segment of Paenibacillus sp. FSL R5-0912:
ACTTTTATCAAAAAGTTGTCTTCTTGCCGGTGACATGATAAATTGATTGTGACTTGGTGACCAAAAATAAAATTTAGTCAATTTATGGTCGTACAGGAAGAAGGGAGTTTTACCTATGTCCATTGACCGCAAGGCGTTGATCCTGCAGGCAGCGACCCTGTCCTTTGTACAATTTGGCTATAAAGCTACGACTATGGATCAGGTATCCAGAATCGCTAATGTGGGCAAAGGCACAATCTATACTTTTTTCAAAACCAAAGAAGAGCTGTTTGAGGAAATTCTGGACAAGGCTTCGCAGGAATTAATGTCGGTGATGAACCGTGTAGCGGCGGAACAAACGACCTTTGTGCATAACTTGCTTAATCTGCTGGACTCCATTCTGGAATTCCGGTCCGATCATGAGCTATTTGTGAAGCTCGCCCAGGAGGTGCGGGACATCGGGACAGCCCAGGCGCTGGAAGGGGTTAAGCGGATGGAGGCATACGCGC
This window contains:
- a CDS encoding TetR/AcrR family transcriptional regulator, which encodes MSIDRKALILQAATLSFVQFGYKATTMDQVSRIANVGKGTIYTFFKTKEELFEEILDKASQELMSVMNRVAAEQTTFVHNLLNLLDSILEFRSDHELFVKLAQEVRDIGTAQALEGVKRMEAYALDFLKQQIEEAIGSGEVKPCDSSVAAFMILRMYLALTTEWNKSHEPLDKNKIKEHMILFISTGILL